A genomic region of Trifolium pratense cultivar HEN17-A07 linkage group LG3, ARS_RC_1.1, whole genome shotgun sequence contains the following coding sequences:
- the LOC123916518 gene encoding RING-H2 finger protein ATL78-like yields the protein MYASTSFTSQLINELLVESHTRRLLFQDPIDHQSPTTSPPLTNNHNSTDSYFGVHELDSNVVMILGVLLCALICSLALNSIIRCALRFSNVSINNNSLSSSSNSPTDELVHKGIKKKALKKFPTMNYSTELKLPSLDTECMICISEFTNGEKMRILPKCNHGFHVRCIDKWLKEHSSCPKCRQCLLETCRKIGGSQVQPIVLPVAETIIRIQPLEHEALERSYREI from the coding sequence ATGTATGCTTCCACTTCCTTTACTTCACAACTCATCAATGAGCTTCTTGTGGAATCTCACACAAGAAGGTTACTCTTCCAAGACCCAATTGATCATCAATCACCAACCACCTCCCCTCCTTTAACAAACAACCATAATTCAACCGACTCATATTTCGGAGTTCATGAACTTGATTCAAATGTTGTGATGATACTTGGGGTCCTATTATGTGCTCTTATTTGCTCACTTGCATTAAATTCAATCATAAGGTGTGCCTTAAGATTTTCAAACGTATCCATCAACAACAATTCTCTTTCGAGTTCGAGCAATAGCCCTACTGATGAATTGGTCCACAAAGGAATCAAGAAGAAAGCTCTCAAGAAATTTCCTACAATGAACTATTCAACCGAGTTGAAACTACCAAGTTTGGATACAGAGTGTATGATATGTATCTCAGAGTTTACAAATGGTGAAAAAATGCGCATTTTACCTAAATGCAACCATGGTTTTCATGTTCGTTGCATTGACAAATGGCTAAAGGAACACTCGTCATGTCCCAAATGTAGACAATGTCTTCTTGAAACTTGTCGAAAAATTGGTGGATCGCAGGTGCAACCGATTGTCTTGCCAGTCGCAGAAACCATTATAAGGATTCAACCCCTAGAGCATGAAGCTTTAGAACGTAGCTACAGAGAAATATAA